The Flaviramulus sp. BrNp1-15 genome has a window encoding:
- a CDS encoding sodium/sugar symporter — MTAGFEMWDYIVFIAYAILILGVGLWVSRDKEGHQKNAEDYFLASKSLPWWAIGTSLIAANISAEQFIGMSGSGFALGLAIASYEWMAALTLIIVGKYFLPIFIEKGLYTIPEFVEKRFSTNLKTILAVFWLALYIFVNLASVLYLGGLAIETIMGVDMIYAIIGLALFAAAYSLYGGLSAVAWTDVIQVVFLVLGGLVTTYLALNTVSGGEGILAGFSKVVEAAPEKFHMVLDEANENYINLPGIWVLIGGLWVANLYYWGFNQYIIQRTLAAKSLKESQKGILLAAFLKLIIPLIVVVPGIAAYVMVNDPSIMANLGEAGMLNVPSSAQADKAYPWLLQFLPTGLKGIAFAALAAAVVSSLASMLNSTSTIFTMDIYKQYINKDANDKTTVNVGRISAAVALIIAVIVAPLLGGIDQAFQFIQEYTGIVSPGILAVFILGLFWKKTTNNAAIWGAILSIPIALALKFLPIPAFEPWMHQMGITAVLTMIIIIILSNLQNKGADDPKGIEITKDLFKTSPLFNIGSFVVMIILTVLYALFW, encoded by the coding sequence ATGACAGCAGGATTTGAAATGTGGGACTATATAGTCTTTATTGCCTACGCTATTTTAATTTTAGGAGTAGGGTTGTGGGTGTCTCGAGATAAAGAAGGACATCAAAAAAACGCCGAAGATTATTTCTTGGCAAGTAAATCCTTACCATGGTGGGCTATAGGTACATCATTAATTGCCGCAAATATATCAGCAGAACAATTTATTGGTATGTCTGGTTCTGGATTTGCATTAGGTTTAGCTATCGCATCTTACGAGTGGATGGCAGCTTTAACCTTGATAATTGTGGGTAAATACTTTTTACCAATTTTTATTGAAAAAGGACTTTACACCATTCCAGAATTTGTGGAAAAACGATTTTCAACAAACCTAAAAACCATTTTAGCTGTTTTTTGGTTAGCCTTGTACATTTTCGTTAATCTTGCTTCTGTTTTATATTTAGGAGGTTTAGCTATTGAAACTATAATGGGTGTAGATATGATCTACGCTATTATAGGGTTAGCATTATTTGCCGCTGCATATTCATTATATGGTGGTTTATCTGCAGTAGCATGGACCGATGTAATACAAGTTGTATTTCTAGTATTAGGTGGTTTGGTTACTACGTATTTAGCATTAAATACGGTGTCTGGAGGCGAAGGAATTTTAGCTGGTTTTTCTAAAGTAGTGGAAGCTGCACCAGAAAAGTTTCATATGGTATTAGATGAAGCTAATGAGAATTATATAAACTTACCTGGGATATGGGTATTAATAGGAGGTTTATGGGTTGCCAATTTATATTATTGGGGTTTCAATCAATATATTATTCAAAGAACCTTAGCCGCTAAGTCATTAAAAGAGTCTCAAAAAGGTATTTTATTAGCTGCATTTTTAAAGTTAATAATTCCACTAATTGTAGTTGTTCCAGGTATAGCGGCTTACGTAATGGTAAACGATCCTTCAATTATGGCTAATTTGGGAGAAGCGGGGATGTTAAATGTGCCATCTTCTGCACAAGCAGATAAAGCTTATCCTTGGTTATTACAGTTTTTACCAACAGGACTTAAAGGTATTGCTTTTGCAGCCTTAGCAGCGGCGGTGGTATCATCTTTAGCTTCTATGTTAAATTCAACTTCTACCATTTTTACCATGGATATTTATAAGCAATACATAAATAAGGATGCTAATGATAAAACAACAGTGAATGTTGGGAGAATTTCTGCAGCAGTTGCTTTAATTATTGCTGTAATTGTAGCACCGCTTTTAGGAGGTATAGATCAGGCATTTCAATTTATACAAGAATATACAGGTATTGTAAGTCCTGGTATTTTAGCTGTATTTATTCTAGGTTTATTCTGGAAGAAAACTACAAACAATGCCGCTATTTGGGGAGCTATTTTATCAATTCCAATTGCATTAGCGCTTAAGTTTTTACCAATTCCTGCTTTTGAACCTTGGATGCACCAAATGGGAATTACTGCCGTATTAACTATGATTATTATAATTATTCTTAGTAATCTTCAAAATAAAGGAGCAGATGATCCAAAAGGAATTGAAATTACTAAAGACTTATTTAAAACATCACCATTGTTTAATATTGGTTCTTTTGTAGTGATGATTATTTTAACTGTACTTTATGCCTTATTCTGGTAA
- a CDS encoding UDP-glucose--hexose-1-phosphate uridylyltransferase — protein MENTDLQDYSHKRLNILTGEWVLVSPHRAKRPWQGQNEAVSNEVRPTYDESCYLCAGNTRINGEINPKYKDVFVFTNDFAALQKDSKTFAVNNGLLVAQSETGICKVVCFSPDHSKSLADMSPTEIEKVVRVWQKEFRELGDQPNINYVQIFENKGAVMGCSNPHPHGQIWSQSTLPNEVEKKNSKQLAYYNKNKRSLLGDYLKQELEQKERIIFENEAFVVLIPFWAVWPFETMIVPKKHQTNILELKAKEALLYAEAISVITKTYDKLFNTSFPYSSGIHQAPTNGEENKHWHWHMSFYPPLLRSATVKKFMVGYEMFGSPQRDITAETAVKMLRNLL, from the coding sequence ATGGAAAATACAGACTTACAAGATTACTCACATAAACGTTTAAATATACTTACTGGAGAATGGGTTTTGGTGTCTCCTCATCGCGCAAAAAGACCATGGCAAGGTCAAAATGAAGCCGTTTCAAATGAAGTTAGACCAACCTATGATGAAAGCTGTTATTTATGTGCAGGCAACACAAGAATTAATGGTGAAATTAATCCGAAATACAAAGATGTTTTTGTGTTTACAAATGACTTTGCAGCCCTTCAAAAAGATTCAAAAACATTTGCTGTAAACAACGGGCTTTTAGTAGCACAAAGTGAAACTGGAATTTGTAAAGTGGTTTGCTTTAGTCCGGATCACTCTAAGAGTTTAGCAGATATGTCTCCCACTGAAATTGAAAAAGTTGTTCGTGTATGGCAAAAAGAATTTAGAGAACTTGGAGACCAACCTAATATAAATTACGTTCAAATATTTGAAAATAAAGGCGCTGTTATGGGTTGTAGTAACCCACATCCACATGGTCAAATATGGAGTCAATCTACACTTCCAAACGAAGTAGAAAAGAAAAACTCCAAACAATTAGCGTACTACAATAAAAACAAACGTAGTCTTTTAGGTGATTATTTAAAACAAGAACTTGAACAAAAAGAACGCATCATTTTTGAAAACGAAGCTTTTGTGGTGCTTATTCCTTTTTGGGCGGTATGGCCATTTGAAACCATGATTGTGCCTAAAAAACATCAAACAAATATTTTAGAACTAAAGGCTAAGGAAGCGCTTTTGTATGCTGAAGCCATTTCGGTAATAACCAAAACTTACGATAAGTTGTTTAATACCTCATTCCCCTATTCTAGTGGTATTCATCAAGCACCAACAAATGGAGAAGAAAATAAGCATTGGCATTGGCACATGAGTTTTTATCCGCCGTTATTAAGAAGCGCTACAGTTAAAAAATTTATGGTTGGTTACGAAATGTTTGGTTCGCCGCAACGTGATATCACTGCTGAAACTGCCGTTAAAATGTTACGAAATTTACTTTGA
- a CDS encoding DUF6090 family protein: MIKFFRKIRKNLLSENKFSKYILYAIGEIVLVIIGILIALQINNKNEQRKTENKIVSILKEVQNDLGLDIQKSDELIAYYKTRDSIINLVKADKLTYDDYKNENRNALIFVIMNAFHMKIHANGYTNLIENVDNVPKKMKAIIEPLHDIYIYNKYEIDKFDKRLDLITDRVIDNLAKSKDWYYRLDQPQLEDEMINFFLNDPYYKNDVYLYQNAGWINLSYHVTVFRENAINAYKQINALIESNEPLPDFIPHNLIHLTTAQLNEYVGNFKVVKFEGYDGPIPDLNYKIQIQDNGLVGVMNGDLEDMDYFYFETTDKIFGQTDIYLKGEFIRDSLNEITSLIIMKNGMGAHLNKLETN, encoded by the coding sequence ATGATAAAATTCTTTAGAAAAATTCGCAAAAACCTACTCTCAGAAAATAAATTTAGTAAATACATACTGTACGCTATAGGCGAGATTGTTCTAGTTATTATTGGTATTCTTATCGCGCTTCAAATAAATAATAAAAACGAACAGCGAAAAACCGAAAATAAAATTGTTTCTATTTTAAAAGAAGTACAAAATGATTTAGGACTAGATATTCAAAAATCGGACGAACTAATTGCCTATTACAAAACACGAGATTCAATCATCAACTTAGTAAAAGCAGATAAACTAACCTATGATGATTATAAAAATGAAAATCGAAATGCTTTAATATTTGTAATTATGAACGCTTTCCACATGAAAATTCATGCAAATGGATATACCAACCTCATAGAAAATGTTGATAATGTTCCAAAAAAAATGAAAGCAATTATTGAGCCATTACACGATATATATATTTATAACAAATACGAAATAGACAAGTTCGATAAGCGATTGGACTTGATTACAGATAGAGTGATAGACAATTTAGCCAAAAGTAAAGATTGGTATTACAGATTAGATCAGCCTCAATTAGAAGATGAGATGATTAATTTTTTCCTGAATGATCCTTATTATAAAAATGATGTATATCTATACCAAAATGCTGGCTGGATAAATTTGTCATATCATGTTACTGTATTTAGAGAAAACGCAATTAATGCATACAAACAAATTAACGCACTTATTGAAAGTAATGAACCGCTTCCCGATTTTATACCACATAATTTAATTCATCTAACCACAGCACAACTAAATGAATATGTGGGTAATTTTAAGGTTGTAAAGTTTGAGGGGTATGATGGTCCAATTCCAGATTTAAACTATAAAATTCAGATACAAGACAATGGTCTAGTAGGCGTTATGAATGGAGATCTTGAAGATATGGATTATTTCTATTTTGAAACAACAGATAAGATATTTGGTCAGACTGATATTTACCTCAAAGGAGAGTTTATAAGAGATAGTTTGAATGAAATTACATCTTTGATTATTATGAAAAATGGAATGGGAGCTCACTTAAATAAACTTGAAACTAATTAG
- a CDS encoding GntR family transcriptional regulator has translation MIEVKKKIGVPKYKQIINSIENAIQSGALKKGNQIPSINSIKDKHKLSRDTVLMAFNELKNRGIIKSVVGKGYYVSSENINVKQKIFLLFDELNYFKEDLYNSFLQHLGEHIQVDIFFHHFNKNLFNKLIHDNIGDYNYYVIMPANLENTNDVIQNLPNDKVYILDQVHEDLLEYASIYQNFEKDIFNNLNSAKHLIKKYKKLILVFDELKQPQGMRKGFEKFCKSNNISFELINSFQNKDLKKGELYIIPDDKSLLQIIKKIKSKKFTLAKDIGIISYNETLLKEIVEGGITTISTDFNAMGQRLAEMILNKEQSKIENPNKLIIRNSL, from the coding sequence ATGATAGAAGTCAAAAAGAAAATAGGGGTTCCAAAATACAAGCAAATCATCAATTCTATTGAAAATGCTATACAATCTGGCGCGTTAAAAAAAGGGAACCAAATACCTTCTATTAATAGTATTAAAGATAAACACAAACTTTCTAGAGATACTGTTTTAATGGCTTTTAACGAGTTGAAAAACAGAGGAATTATTAAATCTGTTGTCGGAAAAGGGTATTATGTTTCTAGTGAAAACATAAATGTTAAACAAAAAATATTTTTGCTTTTTGATGAGTTAAATTACTTCAAAGAAGATTTATATAATTCTTTTTTACAACATTTAGGCGAGCATATTCAAGTCGATATTTTTTTTCATCACTTCAACAAAAACTTATTCAATAAGTTGATTCATGATAATATAGGCGACTATAACTATTATGTAATTATGCCAGCAAATCTTGAAAACACTAATGATGTAATTCAAAACCTACCAAATGATAAAGTTTATATTCTCGATCAAGTACATGAAGATTTATTAGAATACGCCTCCATTTATCAGAATTTTGAAAAGGATATATTCAATAACCTTAACAGTGCCAAGCATCTTATTAAAAAATATAAAAAATTAATTTTAGTTTTTGATGAACTTAAGCAACCACAAGGCATGCGTAAAGGTTTTGAAAAATTTTGCAAATCTAATAACATCTCATTTGAGCTAATAAATTCTTTTCAAAATAAAGATTTAAAAAAAGGAGAACTATACATTATTCCAGATGACAAAAGTTTGCTTCAAATCATAAAAAAAATAAAAAGTAAAAAGTTTACACTTGCTAAAGACATAGGCATTATATCATATAATGAAACTTTGCTAAAAGAGATTGTAGAAGGTGGCATAACAACCATTTCAACAGATTTTAACGCAATGGGGCAACGTCTTGCAGAAATGATTTTAAATAAAGAACAAAGTAAAATAGAAAACCCTAATAAACTTATTATTAGAAATTCACTATAA
- a CDS encoding YgaP-like transmembrane domain translates to MSNFDRIIRSIVVVILLTIYFLGEVRGFFGISIIIISIMFSFASITAFCPFYKSTNLSTYEAEDFMD, encoded by the coding sequence ATGAGCAATTTTGATCGAATTATACGATCGATTGTTGTTGTAATACTTTTAACCATATACTTTTTAGGAGAAGTTAGAGGTTTTTTTGGAATTTCTATAATCATCATTTCTATTATGTTCTCTTTTGCAAGTATAACAGCATTTTGCCCTTTCTATAAGTCAACAAATTTATCTACTTATGAGGCTGAAGATTTTATGGATTAA
- the galK gene encoding galactokinase produces MSATLINDVKTEFINTFKTEPILVFSPGRINIIGEHTDYNDGFVFPAAVDKGIAAAIQKTDSDVSTAYALDMDSKIEFNLNTLKPSKEGSWENYVFGVVAEIQNKNKVIGNFNIVFKGDIPSGSGMSSSAALENSVVFGLNELFGLGLSKEDMIFISQKAEHNYVGVKCGIMDQYASMFGIKNNALLLDCRSIEAKPYEIDFKDHQLMLINTNVKHSLSDSAYNDRRSVCENISELLDIKALRDATEVDLQKIANKITPENYQKALFVIQENKRALKASKAIEDNNLETLGSLIYASHNGLQHQYKVSCDELDFLVGLAKTNKHVLGARMMGGGFGGCTINLIAKTEAKSFADFASDEYKNRFDKACSVYFIELSQGTHLVE; encoded by the coding sequence ATGAGTGCAACATTAATTAATGATGTAAAAACCGAATTTATAAACACATTTAAAACAGAACCTATACTTGTTTTTTCTCCTGGTAGAATAAACATTATAGGTGAACATACCGATTATAATGATGGATTTGTATTTCCTGCTGCCGTAGATAAAGGTATAGCTGCAGCAATTCAAAAAACCGATTCAGATGTGTCTACTGCTTATGCTTTAGACATGGATAGTAAAATTGAATTTAATTTAAACACACTAAAACCGTCTAAAGAAGGTAGTTGGGAAAATTATGTGTTTGGTGTAGTTGCAGAAATTCAAAACAAAAACAAAGTTATAGGCAATTTTAACATTGTTTTTAAAGGCGATATTCCAAGTGGTTCTGGTATGTCATCTTCAGCAGCATTAGAAAACAGTGTTGTTTTTGGTTTGAATGAATTATTCGGCTTGGGCTTATCAAAAGAGGATATGATATTCATTTCACAAAAAGCAGAACATAACTATGTTGGTGTAAAATGTGGCATTATGGATCAATATGCGAGTATGTTTGGTATAAAAAACAACGCATTACTTCTGGATTGTAGAAGCATTGAAGCTAAACCCTATGAAATTGATTTTAAAGACCATCAACTTATGCTAATTAACACAAACGTTAAGCATAGTTTATCTGATAGTGCATATAATGATAGACGTTCGGTTTGTGAAAACATTTCAGAATTGTTAGATATAAAAGCCTTAAGAGATGCAACAGAAGTAGATTTACAAAAAATTGCAAATAAAATAACTCCAGAAAATTATCAAAAAGCACTTTTTGTTATTCAGGAAAATAAAAGAGCATTAAAAGCATCTAAAGCCATTGAAGATAACAATTTAGAAACTTTAGGAAGCTTAATTTACGCATCACATAACGGTTTACAACATCAATACAAAGTAAGTTGTGATGAATTAGATTTTTTAGTTGGTTTAGCAAAAACAAACAAGCATGTTTTAGGTGCACGAATGATGGGTGGTGGTTTTGGAGGCTGCACTATTAATTTAATAGCCAAAACCGAAGCAAAATCATTTGCTGACTTTGCATCTGATGAATATAAAAATAGATTTGATAAAGCATGCTCAGTGTATTTTATTGAGCTTTCTCAAGGCACACATTTAGTTGAGTAA
- a CDS encoding MFS transporter encodes MSNFKTATKDKVPVGQKAAFGAGHFILNILPGTLGVFIQFFLLTAWGVDPLWAGLLGGLPRIFDSITDPIMGFISDNTTSKWGRRRPYIFIGAIISGILFFLMWQIDDNASQSYIIWHVMILQLLFLIGNTMFATPLVGLGYEMTSDYNERTRLMAFSNTMGQIAWMIVPWLYVIIPDSNTFNTQTEGVRTMALIVGAMCVVFGILPAIFCKGIDSANMEGRKEISFKTLAHNMKELLAGIKQVSKNKPFMKLCGATFLVFNGFQLVAAFGVFIIVFYMYNGSYEIAGTWPAWFNTINAMITAFLVIPIISKMANKWGKRNAFLISTALSIVGYILKWWGFDKELNSKFNDTSLGEGLTSTVGSIFEYLNPILNDIGMSWFTINPANEIPWLIFLPIPFFAFGMGGLFTLMMSMTADVCDLDELENGMPRKEGTFGAIYWLMVKIGQSIALVLGGVILKIVGFDPNVTEQTLDTMNNLRIADIIVPSLTAAFAMWIMWKYSLSEKRAKEIKIELVKRRGEL; translated from the coding sequence ATGTCAAATTTCAAAACCGCCACGAAAGATAAAGTCCCTGTAGGGCAAAAAGCTGCCTTTGGAGCAGGTCATTTTATTTTAAATATTTTACCTGGTACGCTTGGTGTTTTTATTCAATTCTTCTTACTAACAGCTTGGGGAGTTGATCCTTTGTGGGCTGGACTTTTAGGAGGTTTACCAAGAATATTTGACTCAATTACAGATCCTATTATGGGATTCATTTCCGATAATACAACATCTAAATGGGGACGACGAAGACCTTATATTTTTATTGGTGCCATCATAAGTGGAATACTTTTCTTCTTAATGTGGCAAATAGATGATAATGCCTCACAATCGTACATTATTTGGCATGTAATGATTCTTCAATTACTGTTCCTTATAGGTAATACTATGTTTGCAACACCATTGGTAGGTCTTGGATATGAAATGACTTCAGATTATAACGAACGTACACGTTTAATGGCATTTTCTAATACCATGGGGCAAATCGCGTGGATGATTGTGCCTTGGCTATATGTTATAATTCCAGATTCAAACACCTTTAATACTCAAACAGAGGGCGTTCGTACCATGGCGCTCATCGTTGGAGCTATGTGTGTCGTTTTTGGAATTCTACCCGCTATATTTTGTAAAGGTATTGATTCTGCAAATATGGAGGGACGAAAAGAAATCAGCTTTAAAACACTTGCCCATAATATGAAAGAGTTACTTGCAGGAATTAAGCAAGTTTCTAAAAATAAACCTTTTATGAAATTATGTGGAGCTACATTTTTAGTCTTCAATGGATTTCAGCTTGTAGCTGCATTTGGTGTTTTCATTATTGTGTTTTACATGTATAATGGTAGTTATGAAATAGCAGGAACATGGCCAGCTTGGTTTAACACCATTAATGCTATGATTACTGCATTTCTAGTAATACCAATAATTTCAAAAATGGCAAATAAATGGGGAAAAAGAAATGCTTTTTTAATTTCTACTGCGCTTTCAATTGTGGGATACATTTTAAAATGGTGGGGGTTTGACAAAGAATTAAACAGTAAGTTTAATGATACTTCCTTAGGTGAAGGATTAACCTCAACTGTTGGGTCTATTTTTGAATACTTAAATCCAATATTAAATGATATTGGAATGTCTTGGTTTACCATTAATCCTGCAAATGAAATACCATGGCTTATATTTTTACCAATTCCATTTTTTGCTTTTGGTATGGGTGGATTATTTACTTTAATGATGTCTATGACTGCCGATGTTTGCGATTTAGATGAATTAGAAAATGGCATGCCTAGAAAAGAAGGTACTTTTGGTGCCATTTATTGGTTAATGGTTAAAATTGGTCAGTCCATTGCTCTTGTTTTAGGAGGCGTAATTTTAAAGATTGTAGGCTTTGACCCCAATGTTACAGAACAAACTTTGGATACTATGAATAATCTTAGAATTGCCGATATAATAGTCCCATCACTTACAGCAGCATTTGCCATGTGGATAATGTGGAAGTATAGTCTTTCTGAAAAAAGAGCCAAAGAAATAAAAATAGAATTAGTAAAACGTAGAGGAGAATTATAA
- the glyA gene encoding serine hydroxymethyltransferase encodes MQRDEQIFELIKAEKERQLHGIELIASENFVSNQVMEAAGSVLTNKYAEGYPGKRYYGGCEVVDEVEQIAIDRAKTLFGAAYVNVQPHSGSQANTAVYHACLKPGDKILGFDLSHGGHLTHGSPVNFSGKLYVPSFYGVEQETGVLNYDKIQEIATKEQPKLIIAGASAYSRDIDFKRFREIADSVGAILLADISHPAGLIAKGILNDPLPHCHIVTTTTHKTLRGPRGGMIMMGQDFDNPFGIKLKNGNLRKMSSLLDSAVFPGNQGGPLEHIIAAKAIAFGEALTDEFLHYQLQVKKNANAMAEALVAKDYHIISGGTDNHMMLIDLRNKNVSGKDAEQALVKADITANKNMVPFDDKSPFVTSGIRLGTAAVTTRGLKEADMVAIVELIDEVITNFDNEATLEAVKEKVNAMMKNKPLFV; translated from the coding sequence ATGCAACGCGACGAACAAATTTTTGAACTTATTAAAGCTGAAAAAGAACGCCAACTACATGGTATTGAACTTATAGCATCAGAGAATTTTGTAAGCAATCAAGTTATGGAGGCTGCAGGTTCTGTTCTTACTAATAAATATGCAGAAGGTTACCCTGGAAAGCGTTATTATGGAGGTTGTGAAGTTGTTGATGAAGTAGAGCAAATAGCTATTGATAGAGCAAAAACATTGTTTGGGGCAGCTTATGTAAACGTTCAACCTCACTCTGGAAGTCAGGCAAACACAGCGGTTTATCACGCATGTTTAAAGCCGGGTGATAAAATTTTAGGTTTCGATTTGTCTCATGGTGGTCATTTAACACATGGGTCGCCAGTAAATTTCTCAGGTAAATTATATGTACCCTCTTTTTACGGTGTAGAGCAGGAGACAGGTGTTTTAAATTATGATAAAATACAAGAGATTGCTACAAAAGAACAACCTAAATTAATTATTGCAGGCGCATCTGCTTATTCTCGCGATATTGATTTTAAACGTTTTAGAGAGATTGCAGATAGCGTTGGAGCTATATTACTTGCAGATATTTCGCATCCTGCAGGATTAATTGCTAAAGGAATTTTAAACGATCCGCTTCCTCATTGTCATATCGTTACTACAACAACTCACAAGACTTTAAGAGGTCCAAGAGGAGGAATGATTATGATGGGACAAGATTTTGATAACCCGTTTGGTATAAAATTAAAGAACGGAAACTTACGTAAAATGTCGTCGTTGTTAGATTCCGCGGTTTTCCCTGGGAATCAAGGTGGACCTTTAGAGCACATTATTGCTGCTAAAGCAATTGCTTTTGGAGAAGCTTTAACTGATGAATTTTTACATTATCAATTACAAGTGAAGAAAAATGCCAATGCTATGGCAGAAGCGCTAGTTGCAAAAGACTACCATATTATTTCTGGTGGAACAGATAACCACATGATGTTAATTGATCTTCGTAATAAAAATGTGTCTGGAAAGGACGCTGAACAAGCTCTTGTAAAAGCAGATATTACAGCAAATAAAAATATGGTGCCTTTTGATGATAAATCGCCATTTGTAACCTCAGGAATTCGTTTAGGAACTGCAGCAGTTACTACACGTGGTTTAAAAGAGGCAGACATGGTTGCGATTGTAGAATTAATTGATGAAGTAATAACTAACTTTGATAATGAAGCTACTCTAGAAGCTGTAAAAGAAAAAGTAAATGCAATGATGAAAAACAAACCGTTGTTTGTTTAA
- a CDS encoding glycosyl hydrolase family 17 protein: MSYRGNHNYLIKNTNYSDYTGVDFSKISTEELEKLWRETLGNGMHGLCFSMYEDGQKPGDIITEEQVRRRIQIIKPYTKWVRSFSCIEGNEHIPRIAHQNGIKTLVGAWLSDDLQTNEKEIEGLIELANEGLVDIAAVGNEVLYRGDLSEDHLLGYIYRVQEALPDIPVGYVDAYYEFSHRPKIADACDVILSNCYPYWEGCHIDHSLNHMQQMFGQAKDAGKGKKVIITETGWPSEGSSLKGAISNRENAMKYFINAQLWSAKDNVEMFYFSSFDESWKVGAEGDVGAYWGLWDKHENLKF, encoded by the coding sequence ATGTCATATAGAGGTAATCATAATTATTTAATAAAAAACACAAACTACTCTGATTATACTGGTGTTGATTTTAGCAAAATATCAACAGAAGAATTAGAAAAACTTTGGAGAGAAACTCTAGGGAATGGCATGCATGGTTTGTGTTTTAGCATGTATGAAGATGGTCAAAAACCTGGAGATATTATCACAGAAGAACAAGTAAGAAGAAGAATTCAAATTATTAAACCATACACTAAATGGGTACGTTCTTTTTCTTGTATAGAAGGTAATGAACATATTCCGCGTATAGCACATCAAAACGGAATTAAAACCCTTGTAGGCGCTTGGTTAAGTGATGATTTACAAACTAATGAAAAGGAAATTGAAGGACTAATAGAACTAGCTAATGAAGGTTTAGTTGATATAGCTGCAGTTGGCAACGAAGTTTTATACAGGGGCGATTTATCAGAAGACCATTTACTTGGATACATATATCGTGTACAAGAAGCATTACCAGATATTCCAGTAGGTTATGTTGATGCTTATTATGAATTTTCACATAGACCTAAAATAGCTGACGCATGTGATGTCATTTTATCTAATTGCTATCCTTATTGGGAAGGCTGTCACATAGACCACTCTTTAAATCATATGCAGCAAATGTTCGGACAAGCAAAAGATGCTGGTAAGGGTAAAAAAGTAATTATTACAGAAACTGGTTGGCCTAGTGAAGGTAGTAGTTTAAAAGGCGCTATTTCTAATAGAGAAAATGCTATGAAATATTTTATAAACGCTCAACTATGGTCTGCCAAAGATAATGTGGAAATGTTTTACTTCTCCTCTTTCGATGAATCTTGGAAAGTAGGTGCCGAAGGCGACGTTGGAGCATATTGGGGACTTTGGGATAAACATGAAAACTTGAAGTTTTGA